The following proteins are encoded in a genomic region of Desulfosporosinus youngiae DSM 17734:
- a CDS encoding DMSO/selenate family reductase complex B subunit: MTKQLGFHIDQQSCIGCFTCQIACKDKNGLEAGEYWREVHEFTGGSSEEQNGVIRSNVYAYWLSMACNHCERPKCAANCPTGAMHKREEDGIVLVDQEKCIGCGMCVWSCPYGAPQLINKTSSKCNFCIDLLEEGKQPACVGACFMRALDYGPIDELKAKYGALADVKGLPSSSVTGPSVTITPHKDSIK, translated from the coding sequence ATGACTAAACAATTAGGATTTCACATTGATCAACAAAGCTGTATAGGCTGTTTTACTTGTCAAATTGCCTGTAAAGATAAAAATGGTTTAGAAGCCGGAGAATACTGGCGTGAAGTTCATGAATTTACAGGGGGCAGCAGTGAGGAACAAAACGGTGTCATTCGCAGCAATGTCTATGCTTACTGGTTGTCCATGGCCTGCAATCACTGTGAGCGGCCAAAATGTGCAGCCAACTGTCCGACGGGTGCTATGCATAAACGAGAGGAAGACGGCATTGTCTTAGTCGACCAGGAGAAATGCATCGGCTGTGGCATGTGCGTATGGTCCTGTCCTTATGGAGCTCCTCAATTAATCAACAAAACTTCGAGTAAGTGTAATTTCTGCATCGACCTGCTTGAAGAAGGTAAACAGCCTGCCTGTGTCGGAGCCTGCTTTATGAGAGCCTTGGACTACGGTCCTATTGATGAGCTGAAAGCTAAATATGGTGCTCTGGCCGATGTTAAAGGACTTCCTTCCTCCAGTGTTACAGGCCCGTCAGTGACCATTACTCCTCATAAGGACTCGATTAAATAG
- a CDS encoding dimethyl sulfoxide reductase anchor subunit family protein has protein sequence MHDLPLIIFTLTVQAAVGVFLWSTISRLRNQEVPYAKTTTLTALILTTVGIIFSLFHLGKPFMAFSSLSKLFSSPLSQEIFFSGGFFVLVAIAYYFERSAQINDKLKAIWSVVTSFVGLVAVNSMAIVYMNTVFSAWQSWNTLVDFYAATLILGAVVFLLTTCEHKTEKMFRLDLIMLVVVLVQMALVPSFMASLGAASGAAQQSAALLTGAYGVAFVVRWVLVLGGVFLMLISQSGRLAGKAGTLYVASGVLIVGMFIGRYLFYATGVASGIGL, from the coding sequence ATGCATGATTTGCCATTGATTATTTTCACGTTAACTGTACAAGCAGCGGTCGGGGTCTTCTTGTGGTCCACTATTTCACGCCTCAGAAATCAGGAAGTGCCCTATGCCAAAACCACGACCTTAACCGCACTGATTTTAACAACGGTCGGCATTATTTTCTCCCTCTTTCACCTGGGAAAGCCCTTCATGGCTTTTAGCAGTTTGAGTAAACTGTTCAGTTCACCTTTAAGCCAGGAAATTTTCTTCAGTGGCGGTTTCTTTGTCTTGGTAGCCATTGCTTACTATTTTGAACGATCTGCCCAAATCAATGACAAACTTAAGGCGATATGGAGCGTTGTCACTAGTTTTGTAGGATTGGTAGCTGTCAATTCCATGGCGATCGTCTATATGAATACGGTCTTTTCGGCTTGGCAGAGCTGGAACACGCTGGTGGACTTTTATGCAGCGACCCTCATCTTGGGGGCAGTGGTCTTTCTGCTGACTACATGTGAACATAAAACGGAAAAAATGTTCAGATTAGACTTGATTATGCTCGTAGTCGTGCTGGTGCAGATGGCATTAGTCCCCAGCTTCATGGCAAGCTTAGGCGCAGCCTCCGGCGCGGCTCAGCAGAGTGCAGCTTTGCTGACAGGTGCTTACGGAGTAGCCTTTGTAGTTCGCTGGGTCCTGGTTCTGGGCGGCGTATTCTTGATGCTGATCTCACAAAGCGGACGATTAGCCGGGAAAGCCGGTACTTTATATGTGGCTTCCGGGGTTCTGATCGTGGGTATGTTCATTGGCAGATATCTCTTCTATGCTACCGGTGTAGCCTCGGGTATTGGTTTGTAG
- a CDS encoding ABC transporter ATP-binding protein, producing the protein MEHVLIKTHQLTKRYGPVSVVKGLNLEVKSGEIFGFLGPNGAGKTTTIKMLTGLLDPSEGEAYICGYDISRQSTQAKAMMAYVPDQPKLYGKLSAREFLHLVSALYRVPKNVMQERAEQLLAMFGLQNRADELLEGYSHGMRQKVVLASALIHQPKVILLDEPTVGLDPASARLLKDVLQEMARQGVAVFVSTHILEIAERMCHRVAILKDGQLIAQGSPDELRQKVGHGGESLEDIFLELTGGNENAELIRSLEEG; encoded by the coding sequence ATGGAACATGTCTTAATAAAAACCCATCAGTTAACAAAACGATATGGCCCTGTGTCCGTTGTCAAAGGTCTAAACCTGGAGGTTAAGAGCGGAGAAATCTTCGGCTTTTTGGGACCGAATGGTGCCGGTAAGACAACCACCATCAAAATGTTAACCGGCCTGCTGGATCCCAGTGAAGGAGAGGCTTATATTTGCGGTTACGATATTAGCCGGCAGTCGACTCAAGCCAAAGCAATGATGGCCTATGTGCCTGATCAGCCGAAATTATATGGCAAACTTTCGGCAAGAGAATTTTTACATCTCGTCTCCGCCCTTTACCGGGTACCTAAAAATGTCATGCAGGAACGAGCGGAGCAGCTTTTAGCCATGTTTGGGCTTCAGAACCGGGCGGATGAGTTATTGGAGGGCTATTCTCACGGTATGCGGCAAAAGGTCGTATTGGCGTCGGCCTTGATCCATCAGCCCAAGGTAATCCTTCTCGATGAACCGACCGTCGGTCTTGACCCCGCCAGTGCGCGGCTGTTGAAAGATGTCCTGCAGGAGATGGCCCGACAGGGAGTCGCCGTTTTTGTGTCGACTCATATTCTGGAGATCGCTGAAAGAATGTGCCATCGTGTCGCTATCCTCAAAGACGGTCAACTGATCGCGCAGGGCAGCCCGGATGAACTGCGTCAAAAGGTCGGACATGGCGGAGAAAGCTTGGAGGATATCTTCCTGGAGCTGACGGGCGGTAACGAAAATGCGGAACTCATCAGAAGCTTAGAGGAGGGATAA
- a CDS encoding putative ABC exporter domain-containing protein, producing the protein MKLLFPPPLMDPPPEQSFRQDFMLLLKNQLRVSWNKMRHRSVGALIGMVVVLIGLSAMIGSLGYFAYGALQTMPPQTVQGFLSLLFMVGLGGQIFFGITAAFATLYMSDDLELLFMAPVPLKVVFAVKSLSVIGSNLLTALLFAFLPGVFYGLLFQAGASFYGLVLLVGLGLWASGTAVAELINLLVMRIVPPHRSKEAIGFIGALAGILIAILFQIPNMLINREEEFNLGAWLAGQEQLLSVMDFFPWGWGARALVAGISGNVLEGLGWSVLILCMGVFLFVLAFNLVERGFRRGFISLSQGEGGRRRKKRVAAVNGEAYRQKETNYLVFKEEAARSASPWLGMWAVAKKDLLSMKRDTREWFGYMVPLIIMLFFIGQHLFLKVQSSNSSLITVLIMYTIMFSGNMALQSFGREGESDWLLNSVPLAGWPVVWGKLVAAILPTLVLMEALLVGTALAIGVSPTLIVALAFGAVLLSLGSSAIGLFYSINNCRYNPDTPQQRISPGASLIMYLINLFFILFLALGLIYLFQPDELVRIVREIPPVSFEGGFLSGIIYGLYLLSRPLLWAASWRILLGIIVTLGVWSLMFFGFMAATVRQSRKGFRVAIVTGKKTRKKRR; encoded by the coding sequence ATGAAACTATTATTTCCACCTCCTCTGATGGACCCACCGCCGGAGCAATCCTTCAGACAAGACTTTATGTTGCTGCTAAAAAACCAGCTGCGGGTGAGCTGGAACAAGATGCGACATAGGTCGGTGGGTGCGTTAATCGGAATGGTTGTCGTGTTGATTGGGTTAAGCGCCATGATCGGTTCCTTGGGGTATTTTGCCTATGGAGCTTTACAGACCATGCCTCCACAAACAGTCCAGGGTTTTCTCTCCTTGTTATTTATGGTTGGATTAGGCGGTCAGATTTTCTTTGGCATTACTGCGGCCTTTGCTACCCTATACATGTCTGATGATCTGGAACTGCTTTTCATGGCCCCCGTACCTCTCAAGGTGGTTTTTGCTGTAAAGTCCCTGTCGGTGATCGGAAGCAACTTATTGACAGCCCTTTTGTTTGCCTTCCTGCCGGGAGTTTTTTATGGCTTACTCTTTCAAGCCGGAGCCTCATTTTATGGTCTGGTACTCTTAGTCGGTTTAGGATTGTGGGCAAGCGGAACTGCCGTAGCCGAACTAATCAATCTGCTGGTGATGCGTATTGTACCCCCTCATCGGAGCAAAGAAGCGATTGGCTTTATCGGTGCTTTAGCAGGTATTTTAATTGCAATCCTTTTTCAGATCCCCAATATGCTGATCAATAGGGAAGAGGAATTCAACCTCGGAGCGTGGCTGGCAGGACAGGAGCAATTGCTCAGCGTAATGGACTTCTTCCCCTGGGGATGGGGCGCACGGGCTTTAGTGGCGGGGATTTCAGGAAACGTTCTTGAAGGACTCGGGTGGAGCGTGCTGATCCTCTGTATGGGCGTGTTCCTTTTTGTGCTGGCATTCAATCTGGTCGAGCGGGGCTTCCGGCGCGGATTTATTTCCCTCAGCCAAGGAGAAGGCGGCAGACGCCGCAAAAAGAGGGTTGCTGCGGTCAATGGAGAAGCCTATCGGCAAAAGGAGACTAATTATTTAGTCTTTAAGGAAGAAGCCGCCCGTTCTGCTTCGCCTTGGCTGGGAATGTGGGCAGTAGCCAAGAAAGATTTACTGTCTATGAAACGTGACACCCGGGAATGGTTTGGCTATATGGTTCCTTTGATTATCATGCTTTTCTTTATTGGCCAACACCTGTTTCTGAAGGTGCAATCCAGCAATAGCAGCTTAATAACCGTTTTAATAATGTACACCATTATGTTCAGCGGTAATATGGCGTTGCAATCCTTCGGCCGGGAGGGAGAATCCGACTGGCTCCTAAACAGTGTTCCCCTTGCCGGCTGGCCGGTGGTATGGGGGAAATTAGTGGCCGCAATTCTTCCAACCCTAGTCTTAATGGAGGCTCTATTAGTCGGTACTGCGTTAGCAATTGGCGTTTCCCCGACTCTCATAGTTGCCCTGGCCTTTGGAGCGGTGCTTCTTTCCTTGGGATCCAGCGCGATCGGGCTCTTTTATTCCATTAATAACTGCCGCTATAATCCGGACACTCCGCAACAAAGGATTTCCCCCGGTGCTTCCTTAATTATGTATCTCATTAACTTGTTTTTTATCCTCTTCTTAGCACTGGGTCTTATCTACCTGTTTCAGCCGGATGAGCTGGTCAGAATTGTCCGGGAAATTCCGCCGGTTTCCTTTGAAGGGGGTTTTCTGTCAGGGATAATTTACGGATTGTATCTCTTGAGCAGGCCATTGCTGTGGGCGGCATCCTGGCGGATTTTACTGGGAATAATCGTGACCCTGGGAGTATGGTCCTTAATGTTCTTCGGCTTTATGGCTGCTACCGTCCGGCAAAGCAGGAAAGGTTTCCGGGTTGCGATCGTGACTGGTAAAAAGACCAGGAAGAAGCGGAGATAA
- a CDS encoding YjfB family protein: MDIAALSIVHNQNKVQEQASLAVMKMAMDAAQNQSDSLIASQGIQTKAMETSIQPFLGANLDIRT; this comes from the coding sequence GTGGATATTGCCGCACTGTCAATTGTCCATAATCAAAACAAAGTTCAAGAACAAGCGAGTCTGGCCGTTATGAAGATGGCTATGGATGCTGCCCAAAATCAAAGCGATTCCCTGATAGCATCTCAAGGGATACAGACTAAAGCCATGGAAACATCGATTCAGCCTTTCCTTGGAGCAAATCTGGATATCAGAACGTGA
- a CDS encoding DMT family transporter, producing MLGILASLFFAVTFVLNRAMDLSGGSWIWSAVLRYVFMVPPLLILVLARRNLKPLLIDMRQRPMIWLVWSTVGFGIFYAPLCFAADYGPSWLVASMWQITIVAGSLLAPFFHTAIQTESGLKIVRSSIPVKGLAVSLIILLGIALIQLQQAQVLTAKEITFGILPVLMAAFAYPLGNRKMMAACGERFDTYQRVLGMTLASLPFWLILSLIGVAKVGLPSGNQMLQSVIVALSSGVIATILFFSATDMTKGNVRKLAAVEATQSGEVIFALLGELLILHGPYPTLWSIPGMLLVVLGMILHSFLGRGKKG from the coding sequence ATGCTTGGGATATTGGCGTCACTATTTTTTGCAGTGACTTTTGTTTTAAACCGTGCTATGGATTTATCGGGCGGGAGCTGGATATGGAGTGCAGTTCTCAGATATGTTTTCATGGTCCCGCCTCTGCTTATTCTTGTCTTGGCAAGAAGAAATCTAAAACCGCTCTTAATAGATATGCGTCAAAGACCCATGATTTGGCTTGTCTGGAGTACTGTAGGCTTCGGGATTTTTTATGCACCCCTTTGCTTCGCAGCAGATTATGGACCCTCTTGGCTGGTCGCAAGCATGTGGCAGATTACGATTGTAGCCGGTTCTCTGCTTGCTCCATTCTTTCATACCGCAATCCAAACCGAATCGGGATTGAAGATAGTCCGTTCATCTATACCTGTGAAAGGGCTGGCTGTTTCCCTGATCATCCTCTTGGGAATTGCGCTGATTCAGCTGCAGCAGGCTCAGGTTCTTACGGCTAAAGAGATCACCTTCGGAATTTTACCCGTGTTAATGGCTGCCTTTGCTTATCCTTTGGGTAATCGTAAAATGATGGCTGCTTGCGGGGAACGATTTGACACTTATCAAAGAGTTCTTGGAATGACCCTGGCCAGTCTCCCTTTTTGGCTCATATTGTCCCTTATCGGGGTGGCGAAAGTAGGACTCCCGAGTGGCAATCAGATGCTGCAATCGGTGATTGTTGCCCTTTCCTCCGGTGTCATAGCTACGATCCTTTTTTTCTCGGCAACGGATATGACAAAGGGCAATGTCCGCAAGCTTGCAGCTGTGGAAGCAACCCAGTCCGGGGAAGTGATTTTTGCTCTTCTCGGAGAACTGCTAATCCTTCATGGACCGTATCCTACGCTTTGGTCTATCCCGGGAATGCTTCTAGTCGTTCTGGGCATGATTTTGCATAGTTTTCTCGGGCGGGGGAAAAAGGGCTAA
- a CDS encoding DUF2695 domain-containing protein, with protein sequence MVLKDRKLIREEVTQRLVSGLKTQNLQYDNLFNEEKARLNKDFDLLSLLYHRMFFYKLNEKLSGLVCDHTFRLSEQILTQMQFKRGKINEIIEIFKKNGGHCDCEVIYYVESQLIGNQA encoded by the coding sequence GTGGTTTTAAAAGACCGGAAATTAATCAGAGAAGAAGTCACCCAGAGACTTGTGTCCGGCTTAAAAACCCAAAACCTTCAGTATGACAATCTATTTAATGAAGAGAAGGCTCGTTTAAACAAGGACTTTGATCTATTAAGTCTGCTTTATCATAGAATGTTTTTCTATAAGCTGAATGAAAAACTCTCAGGATTAGTATGCGATCATACCTTTCGTCTGAGTGAGCAGATACTTACACAGATGCAGTTCAAACGAGGAAAAATAAATGAAATTATAGAGATTTTCAAAAAGAATGGCGGGCATTGTGATTGTGAGGTTATTTATTATGTGGAGAGTCAATTAATTGGCAACCAGGCCTGA
- a CDS encoding Uma2 family endonuclease, with product MPSTPKGSPLLYSYTDYLTWPEDERWELINGVPYNMTPAPTPKHQEILGEIFRLLANWLKGKKCKAYMAPFDVRLVESETIDSMIDKVVQPDITVVCDPQKIDGRGCLGIPDMIIEILSPSTFKKDLGIKLALYESSGVQEYWVVHPMDETVLVFQIQNGQYGKPTVYSAPDMIPVGLFEGFVIPLESVFRDALL from the coding sequence ATGCCGTCTACTCCAAAAGGGTCGCCATTGTTATATAGCTATACAGACTACTTGACCTGGCCGGAAGACGAGCGCTGGGAACTGATTAACGGAGTTCCCTATAATATGACCCCGGCACCTACGCCAAAACATCAGGAGATTTTGGGAGAAATCTTTCGACTATTGGCTAACTGGCTCAAAGGAAAGAAATGCAAAGCCTATATGGCGCCATTTGATGTTCGGCTTGTTGAGTCCGAGACGATAGATTCAATGATAGATAAAGTGGTTCAGCCAGATATAACGGTTGTGTGTGATCCACAAAAGATTGATGGGCGAGGGTGTTTAGGTATACCGGACATGATTATAGAGATACTCTCCCCTTCAACGTTTAAAAAAGATTTGGGAATAAAACTTGCTCTTTATGAAAGTTCAGGGGTTCAAGAGTATTGGGTGGTTCATCCCATGGATGAAACAGTCCTGGTATTCCAGATTCAGAACGGTCAGTATGGAAAACCTACGGTCTATTCTGCCCCAGACATGATTCCGGTAGGGTTATTCGAAGGTTTTGTTATACCGCTGGAGTCCGTTTTCCGCGATGCATTGCTTTAA
- a CDS encoding M48 family metallopeptidase, translating into MDQLCIRDQMIPYEERRSARYRRVTLTILEDRLRITAPKNVSAKQLKELLLTKQEWILKSWLKNQDRQKPPAEYHDGQQFLYQGENLELRIQRHKRKMLRVSPEGQVLRVYIPEDLPVQAWVPNIQAALISWYKDQARKVLQDKLDKQAKRMEVTFQTFRLKAQKTRWGSCSSKRNINLNWRIIMAPDEVIDYVIIHELAHLTYLNHSVQFWERVAQFMPEYKQWRKWLKDHGQKLSV; encoded by the coding sequence TTGGACCAACTGTGTATTAGAGATCAAATGATTCCGTATGAAGAACGACGGAGCGCACGTTATCGAAGAGTTACGCTGACTATTCTTGAAGATCGTCTTCGCATTACAGCGCCTAAGAATGTATCCGCTAAGCAGCTAAAGGAATTATTACTTACCAAACAAGAGTGGATTTTAAAATCATGGCTCAAGAATCAAGACAGGCAGAAACCCCCAGCGGAGTATCACGACGGGCAGCAGTTTCTGTATCAAGGAGAAAACCTAGAGTTAAGAATTCAAAGGCATAAACGCAAAATGCTGAGAGTTTCTCCGGAAGGCCAGGTGCTGAGGGTTTATATACCTGAGGACTTGCCGGTGCAAGCCTGGGTTCCAAATATCCAGGCGGCGCTCATATCATGGTACAAAGATCAGGCACGCAAGGTGCTCCAGGACAAGCTTGATAAGCAGGCCAAGCGAATGGAAGTGACCTTTCAGACCTTCCGACTGAAGGCACAAAAGACCCGCTGGGGGAGCTGTTCCAGCAAAAGAAACATTAACTTGAATTGGCGGATTATCATGGCTCCTGATGAAGTAATCGATTATGTTATTATTCATGAATTAGCTCATTTGACCTATCTCAACCATTCCGTGCAGTTTTGGGAAAGGGTTGCCCAGTTTATGCCTGAGTACAAGCAGTGGAGGAAGTGGTTAAAGGATCATGGGCAGAAATTGTCAGTCTGA
- a CDS encoding TIGR02328 family protein — translation MRLWHENLLSLLPRQQLLGQHRECCALRGNSWGKPHSVVNYVFRYSRERLWTYHMRVMSEMQRRGYIPDSCWLDPGYRGKSAPRFEPDPRELQRLKDEESGISFVYPEHNNEYLTECLVNLRGKEIIICPDTV, via the coding sequence ATGCGTCTATGGCATGAAAATCTGCTCTCGCTTTTGCCAAGGCAACAACTTTTGGGGCAGCACAGAGAATGTTGTGCCCTGCGCGGGAACAGCTGGGGAAAACCTCATTCCGTGGTTAATTATGTTTTTCGCTATTCCCGCGAGCGGCTCTGGACCTATCACATGCGGGTAATGTCCGAGATGCAGAGGCGCGGGTACATTCCTGACAGTTGTTGGCTTGATCCGGGATACCGGGGAAAATCAGCGCCGCGATTCGAGCCGGATCCTAGAGAACTTCAACGGCTGAAAGACGAGGAAAGTGGGATATCCTTTGTGTATCCCGAACATAACAATGAGTACCTTACTGAGTGTTTAGTAAACCTACGCGGTAAAGAGATAATCATTTGCCCTGATACGGTTTGA
- a CDS encoding xanthine phosphoribosyltransferase → MQLLKDKIRRDAKIVENRIIKVDNFLNHQLDITLFNEIGKEFKRRFANKEVTKIVTLETSGIAIASITAQYFNNVPVVFAKKHAGLNMNQDVYEAKVYSYTKDQEYTIKISKSFLCPSDKVLIIDDFLASGSALMGLYSLLSQSGAEISGVGIVIEKTFQEGRKLIEEKGLQLESLAIIESFKDGQVVFR, encoded by the coding sequence ATGCAACTCTTGAAGGACAAAATTCGCAGAGACGCAAAAATAGTAGAAAATCGAATAATTAAAGTTGATAACTTTTTAAATCATCAATTAGATATTACATTGTTCAATGAAATAGGCAAAGAATTTAAGCGCAGATTTGCTAATAAAGAAGTTACAAAGATTGTAACCCTCGAAACTTCCGGTATTGCTATTGCTAGTATCACCGCTCAATATTTTAATAATGTCCCTGTTGTTTTTGCAAAAAAACACGCAGGTCTTAATATGAATCAAGATGTTTACGAAGCTAAGGTTTATTCTTATACAAAAGATCAGGAATATACTATAAAAATATCAAAGAGCTTTTTATGCCCCAGTGATAAAGTATTGATTATCGACGATTTTCTGGCGAGCGGAAGTGCTCTTATGGGGTTGTATAGTTTATTATCTCAGAGCGGCGCTGAAATCTCCGGAGTGGGTATCGTTATAGAAAAAACATTTCAAGAGGGCCGAAAGCTCATAGAAGAAAAGGGCCTGCAATTAGAGTCTTTGGCCATCATTGAATCCTTTAAAGATGGTCAGGTAGTTTTTAGGTAA
- the trpB gene encoding tryptophan synthase subunit beta, which translates to MSKGRFGIHGGQYIPETLMNAVIELEDSYNRCKNDPEFKQELEDLLNNYAGRPSLLYYAEKMTKDLGGAKIYLKREDLNHTGSHKINNVLGQVLLAKRMGKTRVIAETGAGQHGVATATAAALMGMKCEIYMGKEDTDRQALNVYRMELLGAKVHSVTSGTQTLKDAVNETMREWTARVEDTHYVLGSVMGPHPFPIIVRDFQSVIGREVKQQMLQKEGRLPDALIACVGGGSNAMGLFYDFIGDSGVRLIGCEAAGLGVDTDKTAATMATGTVGIFHGMKSYFCQDQYGQIAPVYSISAGLDYPGVGPEHANLHDIGRAEYVPVNDDEAVEGFEYLSRMEGIIPAIESAHAVAYARKLAPAMGKDQIMVINLSGRGDKDVAAIARYRGGEIYE; encoded by the coding sequence ATGTCAAAAGGACGGTTCGGAATTCATGGCGGGCAATATATTCCAGAGACACTCATGAATGCAGTGATCGAGTTGGAAGACTCGTATAACCGCTGCAAAAACGATCCTGAGTTTAAGCAAGAATTGGAGGATCTCCTCAATAATTATGCGGGTCGGCCTTCTCTGCTCTATTATGCGGAAAAGATGACCAAAGACCTCGGTGGTGCGAAGATTTATCTTAAGCGGGAAGATCTCAATCATACCGGCTCGCACAAGATTAACAACGTTCTCGGCCAGGTTCTCCTGGCTAAACGAATGGGCAAGACCCGCGTGATCGCGGAGACCGGCGCGGGGCAGCATGGAGTTGCCACTGCCACTGCTGCAGCTCTTATGGGGATGAAATGCGAGATTTACATGGGAAAAGAGGATACAGACCGCCAGGCGCTCAATGTCTATCGCATGGAGCTGCTGGGTGCTAAGGTGCATTCCGTGACGAGCGGTACGCAAACCCTCAAAGATGCGGTGAACGAAACGATGCGAGAATGGACGGCGCGGGTGGAAGATACTCATTATGTACTCGGTTCAGTTATGGGGCCGCATCCGTTTCCAATCATTGTGCGTGACTTTCAGAGCGTCATCGGGCGCGAAGTCAAACAACAGATGCTGCAAAAGGAAGGCAGGCTGCCTGACGCGCTTATAGCCTGCGTTGGCGGCGGCAGCAACGCCATGGGATTATTTTATGATTTTATCGGAGATTCAGGGGTTCGTCTAATTGGCTGTGAGGCAGCCGGGCTTGGAGTCGATACAGATAAGACCGCCGCTACCATGGCAACCGGAACCGTTGGTATCTTCCATGGAATGAAGTCATATTTCTGCCAGGATCAATATGGTCAGATTGCGCCGGTCTATTCCATTTCGGCGGGACTTGACTATCCCGGGGTGGGTCCTGAACATGCTAATCTGCATGATATTGGACGGGCGGAATATGTGCCGGTCAATGATGATGAAGCAGTGGAGGGATTCGAATACCTCTCGCGTATGGAGGGAATTATTCCGGCCATCGAAAGTGCACACGCCGTTGCTTACGCAAGAAAACTTGCGCCTGCAATGGGCAAAGACCAAATTATGGTCATAAATCTTTCTGGCAGAGGAGATAAAGATGTCGCTGCAATAGCGCGTTACAGAGGGGGAGAGATCTATGAGTAA
- the trpA gene encoding tryptophan synthase subunit alpha yields the protein MSKVQQAFAKGKAFIPFITAGDPSLEITEQLVIKMAEEGADLIELGIPFSDPIAEGLVIQRADERALSGGATTDKIFDMVRRVRRVCKVPLAFMTYMNPIFTYGTERFMQNCQETGIDAVIVPDVPFEEKDELRPFSLNYGVDLISLIAPTSQDRIRMIASEAQGFVYCVSSMGVTGVRQEISSDVEEMVKLVKQARDIPCAVGFGISTPEQAARMVQFSDGAIVGSAIVKIVEQYGADCVPYVAEYVRRMKQAVTEPSHEASNDSN from the coding sequence ATGAGTAAAGTGCAACAGGCATTTGCCAAGGGTAAGGCGTTTATTCCATTTATCACGGCGGGCGACCCAAGCCTGGAAATCACTGAACAATTGGTGATAAAGATGGCAGAGGAAGGCGCGGACCTGATCGAACTGGGCATTCCCTTTTCCGATCCGATTGCGGAGGGGCTTGTTATTCAGAGAGCAGATGAGCGTGCGTTGTCCGGCGGGGCAACCACCGACAAGATCTTTGATATGGTGCGGCGTGTCCGCAGGGTATGCAAGGTTCCATTGGCGTTTATGACCTATATGAACCCGATCTTTACCTATGGTACTGAGCGATTTATGCAAAACTGTCAGGAGACAGGTATTGATGCAGTGATTGTTCCTGACGTTCCCTTTGAAGAAAAAGATGAACTTAGGCCTTTTTCTTTAAACTATGGTGTTGACTTGATCTCCCTGATCGCGCCGACCTCTCAGGATCGCATTCGCATGATTGCCAGTGAGGCCCAGGGATTTGTTTATTGCGTATCCTCCATGGGCGTAACCGGCGTGCGGCAGGAAATCAGTTCCGATGTGGAAGAAATGGTTAAGCTTGTTAAACAGGCAAGGGATATTCCTTGTGCCGTTGGCTTTGGTATCTCCACGCCTGAACAAGCGGCGAGGATGGTTCAGTTTTCTGACGGCGCTATTGTGGGAAGCGCCATTGTAAAGATCGTTGAGCAATATGGTGCAGACTGTGTGCCTTATGTAGCGGAGTATGTGCGAAGGATGAAGCAAGCGGTTACGGAACCGAGCCATGAAGCAAGTAATGACTCTAACTAA